The proteins below come from a single Thermoleophilia bacterium genomic window:
- a CDS encoding 2,3-bisphosphoglycerate-independent phosphoglycerate mutase, which yields MTGPLVLVVIDGFGIGPEGPGNAVALSRTPVLDALAAEGSATQLHASGLPVGLPDGQMGNSEVGHLNLGAGRCVPQMLVRIDAAVAAPGGLGAVPAIVAAFECAQGATLHLVGLVGDGGVHASQRHLLALITAARERGVARVVVHAVTDGRDSRPDSALPAIRALEGHGAVVGTVCGRYWVMDRDHRWDRTQRGYDVMVHGRGETADTAAEAVQRSYEAGVTDEFIEPWVVGDPTVNRIRRGDTVIVWNFRPDRARQITQALGDPAFDGFDRGSGVPLPFITTMTRLRSDWTYPVAFEQEDVREGLAQTVSAAGRSQLHVAETEKYAHVTYFFNGGREEPFAGEERRLVQSPQHVATYDQAPEMNAFGVRDVVVSALQASTHALVVVNFANADMVGHTGVVSAAVRGIETVDQCLAAIRPAVSAAGGLLIVTADHGNAESMIEPDGTPNTAHTNNPVPLWIDRPALPLRPGRLGDVATTACALMGWDAPAVMTGDILLDPAR from the coding sequence CTGACCGGACCCCTCGTGCTGGTGGTCATCGACGGGTTCGGCATCGGCCCGGAGGGGCCGGGTAATGCCGTGGCCCTCTCCCGCACGCCCGTGCTCGACGCGCTGGCGGCCGAGGGGTCCGCCACGCAGCTCCACGCCTCGGGTCTGCCCGTTGGGCTTCCCGACGGGCAGATGGGCAACAGCGAGGTGGGGCACCTGAACCTCGGCGCCGGGCGCTGTGTCCCGCAGATGCTCGTGCGTATCGATGCCGCTGTCGCCGCCCCCGGCGGACTCGGTGCGGTCCCCGCCATCGTCGCCGCCTTCGAGTGCGCGCAGGGTGCGACCCTGCATCTGGTGGGACTCGTGGGGGATGGCGGCGTGCACGCCAGCCAGCGGCATCTGCTGGCTCTGATCACCGCCGCGCGCGAGCGGGGCGTGGCGCGGGTCGTAGTCCACGCCGTCACGGACGGCCGGGACTCGCGCCCCGATTCTGCCCTCCCTGCCATCCGCGCCCTCGAGGGCCACGGCGCGGTGGTCGGCACTGTGTGCGGGCGCTACTGGGTCATGGACCGCGACCACCGCTGGGATCGCACGCAGCGCGGTTACGACGTGATGGTTCACGGGCGCGGCGAGACGGCCGACACCGCCGCCGAAGCGGTGCAGCGCTCGTACGAGGCGGGCGTGACGGACGAGTTCATCGAGCCGTGGGTCGTCGGCGACCCGACCGTCAACCGCATCCGCCGTGGTGACACGGTCATCGTGTGGAACTTCCGCCCGGATCGCGCCCGGCAGATCACCCAAGCGCTCGGCGACCCCGCGTTCGATGGTTTCGATCGCGGTTCCGGTGTCCCGCTTCCCTTCATCACCACCATGACCCGCCTTCGCAGCGACTGGACCTATCCGGTCGCCTTCGAACAGGAGGATGTTCGTGAGGGGCTCGCCCAGACGGTGAGCGCCGCCGGTCGGTCCCAACTGCACGTGGCGGAGACCGAGAAGTACGCGCACGTCACCTACTTCTTCAACGGTGGTCGCGAGGAGCCGTTCGCGGGGGAGGAGCGCCGACTGGTGCAGTCGCCCCAGCACGTGGCCACTTACGACCAAGCGCCGGAGATGAACGCGTTCGGGGTACGCGACGTGGTGGTGAGTGCCCTGCAGGCGTCGACGCATGCGCTCGTGGTGGTCAACTTCGCCAATGCCGACATGGTGGGCCATACGGGTGTGGTATCCGCCGCCGTGCGCGGAATCGAGACCGTGGATCAGTGCTTGGCCGCCATCCGGCCTGCGGTGAGTGCGGCGGGTGGTCTGCTCATCGTCACGGCGGACCACGGCAACGCCGAGTCCATGATAGAGCCCGACGGCACCCCGAATACCGCGCACACCAATAACCCGGTACCGCTCTGGATCGATCGTCCCGCCCTACCCCTTCGCCCGGGACGACTTGGTGACGTGGCGACCACGGCCTGTGCGCTCATGGGTTGGGACGCTCCGGCGGTCATGACCGGCGACATCCTTCTCGACCCCGCTCGCTAG
- a CDS encoding triose-phosphate isomerase: MSAHRRPFVAGNWKMHKTPAETRAFCAALAPLVADAATAVDVAVCPPSTVLEAASVALAGSAVMVLAQDVHENEMGAHTGEISAGMILATGATGTLVGHSECRAAGDTDEVVAARVRSALDAGLITVLCCGESLATRVAGDTDEWVSRQVRSALVDVNPSDQARLVVAYEPIWAIGTGEVATPDQAQNACALVRRVAGERVDGDQLRVLYGGSVSPSNAAELMAQPDVDGVLVGGASLRVASFAAIVEAAC; encoded by the coding sequence ATGAGCGCGCACCGCCGCCCGTTCGTCGCGGGTAACTGGAAGATGCACAAGACTCCGGCTGAGACCCGAGCGTTCTGCGCCGCGCTGGCACCACTCGTCGCGGACGCCGCCACCGCAGTGGACGTTGCGGTGTGTCCACCCTCCACCGTCCTCGAGGCCGCATCGGTTGCCCTCGCCGGATCGGCCGTGATGGTGTTGGCCCAAGATGTCCACGAGAACGAGATGGGCGCCCACACCGGTGAGATCTCGGCCGGGATGATTCTGGCAACCGGTGCGACCGGCACATTGGTGGGGCATTCCGAGTGCCGTGCGGCGGGCGACACGGACGAGGTCGTGGCGGCGCGCGTGCGGAGCGCCCTAGATGCCGGGCTCATCACCGTGCTGTGCTGCGGCGAGTCGCTTGCCACCCGGGTGGCGGGAGACACCGACGAGTGGGTGAGCCGGCAGGTGCGATCCGCCCTCGTCGACGTGAACCCGAGTGATCAGGCCCGGCTCGTGGTGGCCTACGAACCCATCTGGGCTATCGGCACGGGTGAGGTAGCCACGCCGGATCAGGCCCAGAACGCCTGCGCCCTGGTCCGCCGTGTCGCGGGAGAGCGGGTGGACGGTGACCAGCTTCGCGTTCTCTACGGGGGTAGCGTGTCGCCGTCGAACGCGGCTGAACTAATGGCCCAGCCGGACGTGGACGGTGTCCTCGTCGGTGGCGCGAGCCTCAGGGTCGCGTCATTCGCGGCCATCGTGGAGGCCGCTTGCTGA
- a CDS encoding phosphoglycerate kinase, with protein MARLVQVDAPGRSWTGERVLVRADLNAPLDDGPGGRRVTDDARIGGSVPTLRYLLDRGAAVAVCSHLGRPEGERVDALSLAPCAARLAELLGQPVEVLPDCMGSEVEARVRALTPGEIVMLENLRFHPGEEANDAAFAERLAAGFTAYVNDAFGVAHRAHASTAAVTRRLDSSAGLLLAREVEVLAGLLDHPAAPFVSVLGGSKVSDKLPLIENLIIRSDRILIGGAMCFTFLAAAGDSVGTSLHEGPDAQALTLRLLERAHTLNCTLQLPTDVLVADRFSADANLQVVPSDAIPDGWMGVDIGPRTAAAYREVIETAGTVLWNGPMGAFEIPPFADGTRVVAEAMAACSGVTVAGGGDSGAALADMGLADDLTWVSTGGGAALQMLEGRTLPGVAALPTA; from the coding sequence ATGGCGCGACTCGTTCAGGTCGACGCCCCCGGTCGATCATGGACCGGGGAGCGTGTACTCGTTCGGGCCGACCTCAACGCCCCGTTGGACGACGGTCCGGGGGGTCGCCGGGTTACCGACGACGCTCGCATCGGCGGATCGGTCCCGACGCTGCGCTACCTGCTCGACCGAGGCGCCGCGGTGGCGGTGTGCTCGCATCTGGGCCGCCCGGAGGGGGAGAGGGTGGACGCTCTCTCGCTGGCCCCGTGCGCCGCGCGTCTGGCGGAGTTACTGGGCCAACCGGTGGAGGTGCTCCCCGACTGCATGGGCTCCGAAGTGGAGGCCCGCGTACGGGCGCTCACTCCCGGTGAGATCGTGATGCTCGAAAACCTGCGCTTCCATCCGGGGGAGGAGGCGAACGACGCCGCCTTCGCCGAGCGTCTTGCCGCGGGGTTCACCGCGTACGTCAACGATGCCTTCGGTGTCGCGCATCGCGCGCACGCATCCACTGCGGCCGTCACTCGGCGACTTGACTCGTCGGCTGGCCTGCTGCTGGCCCGCGAGGTCGAGGTGCTGGCCGGGCTGCTCGATCACCCGGCCGCGCCGTTTGTGAGCGTGCTCGGCGGATCGAAGGTCAGCGACAAGTTGCCGCTCATCGAGAACCTGATCATCCGGTCCGACCGTATCCTCATCGGTGGCGCGATGTGCTTCACGTTCCTCGCGGCGGCGGGCGACTCCGTGGGCACCTCCCTTCATGAGGGTCCCGACGCCCAAGCACTGACCCTTCGCCTCCTGGAGCGCGCACACACGCTCAACTGCACCCTCCAGCTGCCCACCGACGTTCTGGTGGCCGATCGTTTCTCCGCCGATGCCAACCTGCAGGTGGTGCCGAGCGACGCCATTCCCGATGGTTGGATGGGCGTGGACATCGGCCCGCGTACTGCGGCGGCGTACCGCGAGGTCATCGAGACCGCTGGAACGGTGCTCTGGAACGGTCCGATGGGCGCGTTCGAGATTCCGCCGTTCGCCGATGGCACCCGGGTCGTGGCCGAGGCGATGGCGGCGTGCTCCGGAGTTACGGTGGCCGGTGGTGGCGATTCCGGAGCCGCGCTCGCCGACATGGGGCTTGCGGATGACCTCACGTGGGTGTCCACGGGTGGTGGCGCGGCCCTTCAGATGCTGGAGGGCCGCACGCTTCCCGGCGTGGCCGCCCTCCCGACCGCATGA
- the gap gene encoding type I glyceraldehyde-3-phosphate dehydrogenase, with protein MAVRVGINGFGRIGRNVFRAAASRAQGEVEIVAVNDLTDARTLAYLLANDSVFGRYPGDVTHEGDAIIVDGTPIRVLAERDPGNLAWGDLGVDIVVESTGFFTTRDGAAAHLAGGAKKVIISAPASDPDFTVVLGVNDEHYDPERHHVISNASCTTNCLAPVAKVLDDTFGLKQGFMTTCHAYTNDQRILDLPHPDLRRARAAALSIIPTSTGAARAIGEVLPHLKGKLDGIALRVPTPDGSVVDLVAELAGTPSVDEVNAALKAAADGPMNGILGYSTGPMVSRDIIGDSRSSVVDAPLTMANGHQVKIIAWYDNEWGYSCRVVDLAQKLLP; from the coding sequence ATGGCGGTACGCGTGGGCATCAACGGGTTTGGTCGTATCGGTCGGAACGTCTTCCGGGCGGCCGCGAGCCGGGCGCAGGGCGAGGTAGAGATCGTCGCCGTGAACGACTTGACCGATGCCCGGACGCTCGCGTATCTGCTGGCGAACGACTCGGTGTTCGGTCGTTACCCGGGTGATGTCACCCACGAGGGCGACGCGATCATCGTGGACGGCACGCCCATCCGTGTGCTCGCCGAGCGCGACCCGGGCAATCTGGCTTGGGGCGACCTTGGTGTGGACATCGTGGTCGAGAGCACCGGGTTCTTCACCACGCGCGACGGTGCCGCCGCGCACCTCGCCGGGGGCGCGAAGAAGGTCATCATCTCGGCGCCAGCCAGCGACCCCGACTTCACCGTCGTGCTGGGCGTGAACGACGAGCACTACGACCCCGAGCGGCACCACGTCATCTCCAACGCGTCGTGCACCACCAACTGCCTCGCGCCCGTGGCCAAGGTCCTCGACGACACGTTCGGGCTGAAACAGGGGTTCATGACCACCTGCCACGCGTACACGAACGACCAACGCATCCTTGACCTGCCGCATCCGGATCTCCGTCGCGCCCGCGCCGCCGCACTGTCGATCATCCCGACGTCCACCGGCGCGGCCCGCGCCATCGGTGAGGTGCTGCCACACCTCAAGGGCAAGCTCGACGGCATCGCCCTGCGCGTGCCGACGCCGGACGGCTCCGTGGTGGACCTCGTCGCCGAGCTCGCGGGGACCCCCTCGGTCGACGAGGTCAACGCCGCGCTCAAGGCCGCTGCCGATGGCCCCATGAACGGAATCCTCGGATACAGCACCGGTCCCATGGTGTCGCGCGACATCATTGGCGACTCACGCTCGTCGGTCGTCGATGCACCACTCACCATGGCCAACGGCCATCAGGTCAAGATCATCGCCTGGTACGACAACGAGTGGGGTTACTCGTGCCGGGTCGTCGACCTCGCCCAGAAGCTCCTTCCGTAA
- the yvcK gene encoding uridine diphosphate-N-acetylglucosamine-binding protein YvcK encodes MIRARVVALGGGTGLSSLLVGLKGRDLDISAIVSVSDDGGSSGRLRRELGMLPPGDVRNVLVSLADDDSLMGRLFQHRFADGDLSGHPFGNLILAALTEVTGSFDEAVRECSRVLKVNGRVIPGTLQHVRLWAERADGSESCGETLIASGVGACRRIWLDPEPSAHPDAVAAIADADLVLLGPGSLFTSVLPHLAVGEIVEAIRVAPGLRGYVCNVMTQPGETDGMDATAHLDCVLEMCPGGVDVVVVHAGGLDPAAVAHYRVQGQEPVVADASALESRGVRVVAADIAEDEKVVRHSPERLGDVVVRLAREGVERRAMRGAVDPAKH; translated from the coding sequence GTGATCCGAGCCCGCGTCGTCGCGTTGGGTGGGGGCACCGGACTCTCGTCGTTGCTCGTGGGGCTCAAGGGCCGTGACCTCGACATCTCGGCCATTGTCAGCGTGTCCGATGACGGCGGGTCGTCGGGACGCCTGCGACGCGAGCTCGGCATGCTGCCCCCCGGCGACGTGCGCAACGTCCTGGTGAGTCTGGCGGATGACGATTCGTTGATGGGTCGTTTGTTCCAGCACCGTTTCGCCGATGGCGATCTTTCGGGGCACCCCTTCGGCAACCTCATCCTCGCGGCCCTCACCGAGGTGACGGGCTCGTTCGACGAGGCGGTGCGGGAGTGTTCGCGCGTACTCAAGGTGAACGGTCGTGTGATCCCGGGCACCCTCCAACACGTGCGCTTGTGGGCCGAGCGCGCCGACGGGTCGGAATCGTGTGGGGAGACGCTCATCGCGTCCGGTGTCGGGGCGTGCCGGCGGATCTGGCTTGATCCCGAGCCGAGTGCGCACCCGGACGCCGTCGCGGCGATTGCCGATGCCGACCTCGTGCTGCTTGGACCCGGATCTCTCTTCACCAGCGTGCTGCCTCATCTGGCAGTGGGCGAGATCGTCGAGGCCATCCGTGTGGCTCCCGGCCTGCGCGGGTACGTGTGCAACGTGATGACCCAGCCCGGCGAGACCGATGGTATGGATGCCACCGCACATCTCGACTGCGTACTCGAGATGTGCCCGGGCGGAGTGGACGTGGTGGTGGTTCACGCGGGCGGGCTCGACCCGGCGGCGGTGGCGCACTATCGGGTCCAGGGTCAAGAACCGGTGGTTGCGGATGCGAGTGCGCTTGAATCGCGCGGGGTGCGTGTGGTCGCGGCCGACATCGCCGAGGACGAAAAGGTGGTTCGCCACTCCCCGGAGCGACTCGGGGACGTCGTCGTCCGATTGGCCCGGGAGGGTGTGGAGCGACGCGCCATGCGGGGTGCAGTGGATCCCGCCAAGCATTAG
- the rapZ gene encoding RNase adapter RapZ, whose translation MGGRVELTIITGLSGAGKSGAMGAFEDADFFCIDNLPPRLLPSLVDLFALEGTTLDRAVLVCDVRGGVWFEELVRELDRLAEVPGLTTRILFLEASDDVLLARFRETRRRHPLAEGGDLLGSIARERELLAELRDHADVVIDTSGMNPWQLRDAVAQEMAPGERPRMRVTFSSFGFKHGVPREADLMFDVRFLRNPHYVPELTALTGLDVAVSSYVADDPGYVEFMDRLQMLLDYVLPRYEVEGKRHLVVAIGCTGGRHRSVTVAETLAARYGETLDVSIAHRDASRPAVVETS comes from the coding sequence ATCGGGGGACGGGTGGAACTGACGATCATCACCGGCTTGTCCGGCGCAGGGAAGTCGGGCGCGATGGGTGCGTTTGAGGATGCCGACTTCTTCTGTATCGACAACCTGCCACCGCGCCTCCTCCCGTCGCTGGTCGATCTCTTCGCGCTCGAGGGCACGACGTTGGATCGGGCGGTGCTCGTGTGCGACGTGCGCGGAGGTGTGTGGTTCGAGGAGCTCGTGCGTGAGCTCGACCGGCTCGCCGAGGTACCGGGCCTGACGACGCGCATCCTGTTCTTGGAGGCGTCCGACGACGTACTGCTGGCGAGGTTCCGCGAGACGCGTCGTCGCCATCCCTTAGCGGAGGGGGGCGACCTTCTCGGCAGCATCGCGCGGGAGCGCGAACTCCTGGCTGAACTGCGCGACCACGCGGACGTGGTGATCGATACGAGCGGCATGAATCCGTGGCAGTTGCGCGATGCCGTGGCGCAGGAGATGGCACCGGGCGAGCGTCCACGAATGCGGGTGACGTTCTCGTCGTTCGGTTTCAAGCACGGCGTTCCGCGCGAGGCCGACCTCATGTTCGACGTCCGGTTTCTGCGAAACCCCCACTACGTTCCCGAACTCACGGCGCTCACGGGTCTGGACGTGGCCGTGTCGTCGTACGTGGCCGACGACCCCGGTTACGTCGAATTCATGGATCGCCTTCAGATGTTGCTCGACTACGTCTTGCCGCGCTACGAGGTCGAGGGGAAGCGCCATCTGGTGGTGGCGATTGGCTGCACGGGCGGCCGTCATCGGAGCGTAACGGTGGCGGAGACCCTCGCCGCACGCTACGGAGAGACCCTCGACGTGTCCATCGCGCATCGCGACGCGTCGCGTCCCGCAGTGGTGGAGACCTCGTGA
- the uvrC gene encoding excinuclease ABC subunit UvrC produces MGMEPLREQLAALPDAPGVYLFRDGDDRVMYVGKAKSLRTRVFSYFAAPVRGIGDEGSSRPGPTAGLHPRITEMVSRVRRMEALVVNSEQEALILESNLITTHRPPFNVKLRDGKSYPYIGISVDEAYPRVYFTRERHHRDRVYFGPFASASKVRETLSLIGKIFPSRPCEGTEPGRPSGIPCLDYHIKRCLAPCVDYISRDDYRALIDQIIAFLSGRYRGLEVDLEDQMRTASVERRFEDAALYRNRLNAVRHLMEHQLMASDSMESFDVIGVAVDDDGEAANVQVLQVRDGVLGDRQSFFVDSAGARDEATIFEQFVMEYYALGLAIPPLVIVPPGTATTWVETLFAERRQAGVEVRASARGEKRRLQEMAVRNARLALDQDRARVARTRERRTRALADLQECLGLDAPPVRIECFDISNLGATYAVASMAVLLGGASVRSHYRSFTMSYGGGPDDVVRMAEAIGRRMARLAANDDDVSLGARPSLVVVDGGKGQLGAAQRAMRAAGVEVPMVGLAKRMEEVFVPGRSDPLLLPEDSPGLRLLQQVRDEAHRFALRHHRGRRGRGMTASTMDALPGIGPARRRAILRHFGSPERFMAATRAEMEAVHGLPSKVARDLFDHLNTTGGPDQVETLTGSGDGWN; encoded by the coding sequence ATGGGCATGGAGCCGCTCCGCGAGCAGCTCGCCGCGCTCCCCGATGCGCCGGGCGTCTACCTGTTTCGCGACGGGGACGACCGTGTGATGTACGTGGGCAAGGCCAAGTCGCTGCGCACGAGGGTGTTCTCGTACTTCGCGGCGCCGGTTCGCGGGATAGGTGACGAGGGGTCGTCGCGCCCGGGACCCACGGCTGGTCTGCACCCGCGCATAACCGAGATGGTCTCGCGCGTGCGGCGTATGGAGGCGCTGGTGGTGAACAGCGAGCAGGAGGCGCTGATCCTCGAGAGCAATCTCATCACTACGCACCGACCTCCCTTCAATGTGAAGTTGCGTGACGGCAAGAGTTATCCGTACATCGGCATCAGCGTGGATGAGGCCTACCCGCGGGTGTACTTCACCCGCGAACGCCACCACCGTGACCGTGTGTACTTCGGTCCGTTCGCGAGCGCATCGAAGGTGCGCGAGACGCTGTCACTCATCGGCAAGATCTTCCCGAGCCGCCCCTGCGAGGGAACGGAGCCCGGACGTCCGTCGGGGATTCCGTGTCTCGACTACCACATCAAACGCTGCCTCGCACCGTGCGTGGACTACATCAGTCGTGACGACTACCGGGCCCTCATTGACCAGATCATCGCTTTCCTTTCGGGCCGCTATCGGGGCTTGGAGGTCGATCTGGAGGATCAGATGCGAACCGCGTCGGTGGAGCGGCGGTTCGAGGACGCCGCGCTCTACCGCAACCGCCTCAACGCCGTCCGGCACCTGATGGAGCACCAGCTCATGGCCAGCGACTCGATGGAGTCGTTCGACGTCATCGGCGTGGCGGTAGATGACGACGGGGAGGCCGCGAACGTGCAGGTGCTCCAGGTGCGCGACGGCGTACTGGGCGATCGGCAGTCGTTCTTCGTGGATTCCGCAGGGGCGCGGGACGAGGCCACGATCTTCGAGCAGTTCGTCATGGAGTACTACGCGCTGGGTCTGGCCATTCCACCGCTGGTCATCGTGCCGCCGGGCACCGCGACGACGTGGGTGGAGACGCTGTTCGCGGAGCGCCGGCAGGCGGGTGTGGAGGTGCGGGCATCTGCGCGTGGGGAGAAGCGACGGCTGCAGGAGATGGCGGTGCGTAACGCGCGGCTGGCGCTCGACCAAGATCGTGCGCGCGTGGCCCGCACTCGCGAGCGTCGGACCCGCGCTCTGGCCGATCTGCAGGAGTGTCTGGGTCTCGATGCACCACCGGTCCGCATCGAGTGCTTCGACATCTCAAATCTGGGTGCCACGTACGCGGTGGCGTCAATGGCCGTGCTGTTGGGCGGCGCATCGGTGCGATCCCACTATCGCTCGTTCACGATGAGTTACGGCGGCGGCCCCGACGACGTTGTTCGCATGGCGGAGGCGATCGGTCGCCGCATGGCACGGTTGGCGGCGAATGACGACGACGTGAGCCTGGGGGCCCGGCCGTCGCTGGTGGTTGTCGACGGTGGTAAGGGGCAGTTGGGCGCCGCCCAGCGGGCGATGCGGGCCGCCGGGGTGGAGGTGCCGATGGTCGGCCTCGCCAAACGCATGGAGGAGGTCTTCGTACCGGGCCGGAGCGACCCCCTGCTACTGCCGGAGGACTCTCCCGGGCTGCGCCTTCTGCAGCAGGTGCGGGACGAGGCCCACCGGTTCGCCCTGCGTCATCACCGGGGACGCCGCGGTCGTGGCATGACCGCCAGCACCATGGACGCCTTGCCCGGCATCGGTCCGGCACGCCGACGCGCAATACTTCGGCACTTCGGGTCGCCGGAGCGGTTCATGGCGGCGACCCGTGCGGAGATGGAGGCGGTTCATGGGCTCCCGTCGAAGGTGGCCCGGGACCTTTTCGATCACCTCAACACGACGGGCGGTCCCGATCAGGTCGAGACGCTCACGGGATCGGGGGACGGGTGGAACTGA
- the thrS gene encoding threonine--tRNA ligase, producing MYVVLPDGNRLELPEGATGLDAAAAIGPGLAKAALAVRIGDEIRDLARPLADGEQIAVVTGKSGDDHLYVMRHSAAHVLAEAVLALFPGTRIGFGPPIVDGFYYDFELDQPLTEDDFPRIEAEIHRIAKAKAPFERSVMSIAEARAFFAGRGQPYKVDQVEELERQGEADVSLYREHEFIDLCRGPHVRHTGDIGHVTLLSVAGAYWRGSETNAMLTRIYATSFPTRAEVDEYLARREAARARDHRRVGRDLGIFYFDDAGPGFPFFLPKGMVVINEIQAALRTELDAMGYQEIRTPTMLSDELWKQSGHYEHYHDNMYFTEVDGHGFAVKPMNCPGACLVFRSTRRSYRELPLRLAEFGHVHRHELSGVLHGLFRVRAFTQDDAHIFCRLDQVLSEVRAILDLTERFYARFGFADVHMFLSTRPEKATGSSEMWDEAESALRQALGNREYGIKNGDGAFYGPKIDIQVTDTMGRSWQLGTCQLDFYMPERFGLSYISADDTEERPVIIHRAITGSLERFVGILLEDTGGDLPFWLAPDQVRVIPVSDRHAAYADEVRATLRGSGIRTEVDARGGSMGKRIRDGEMAKVPFLLVVGDREVQSRTVSVRARQGDLEGDLPLIGLGDTLRAGAPGA from the coding sequence ATGTACGTCGTTCTCCCGGACGGTAACCGCCTCGAACTGCCCGAGGGTGCCACCGGCCTCGATGCCGCTGCTGCCATCGGTCCCGGCCTCGCCAAGGCCGCCCTCGCCGTGCGCATCGGCGACGAGATCCGTGACCTCGCGCGCCCGTTGGCGGACGGCGAACAGATCGCCGTCGTTACGGGCAAAAGCGGTGACGACCACCTGTACGTCATGCGCCACTCGGCCGCGCACGTGCTGGCCGAGGCCGTCCTCGCGCTTTTTCCGGGCACGCGTATCGGATTCGGTCCGCCCATCGTCGACGGCTTCTACTACGACTTCGAACTCGACCAGCCCCTCACGGAGGACGACTTCCCGCGGATCGAGGCCGAGATCCACCGCATCGCGAAGGCCAAGGCCCCGTTCGAGCGCAGCGTCATGAGTATCGCCGAGGCCCGGGCCTTCTTCGCCGGGCGTGGTCAGCCGTACAAGGTCGATCAGGTCGAGGAACTCGAGCGCCAGGGCGAGGCGGACGTGTCGCTCTACCGGGAGCACGAGTTTATCGATCTGTGTCGTGGCCCCCATGTGCGCCACACGGGCGACATCGGACACGTCACGTTGCTGTCGGTGGCCGGCGCCTACTGGCGCGGGAGCGAGACGAACGCGATGCTCACCCGGATCTACGCGACATCGTTTCCCACGCGGGCCGAGGTGGACGAGTACCTCGCGCGTCGTGAGGCCGCCCGGGCCCGTGATCACCGCCGGGTGGGTCGTGACCTCGGCATCTTCTACTTCGACGATGCCGGCCCCGGGTTCCCGTTCTTCCTGCCCAAGGGCATGGTGGTCATCAACGAGATCCAGGCCGCGCTACGCACTGAGCTCGATGCCATGGGGTATCAGGAGATCCGGACCCCGACCATGTTGTCGGACGAGCTCTGGAAGCAGAGCGGTCACTACGAGCACTACCACGACAACATGTACTTCACCGAGGTGGATGGCCACGGCTTCGCGGTGAAGCCCATGAACTGCCCCGGTGCGTGTCTCGTGTTCCGCTCCACCCGCCGCTCGTACCGTGAGTTGCCGCTTCGCCTCGCCGAGTTCGGTCACGTGCATCGGCACGAGCTCTCAGGGGTGCTGCACGGCCTGTTCCGCGTGCGTGCGTTCACGCAGGACGACGCCCACATCTTCTGTCGTCTCGATCAAGTGCTGTCGGAGGTGAGGGCGATCCTCGATCTGACTGAGCGCTTCTATGCCCGGTTCGGGTTCGCGGACGTGCACATGTTCCTGTCCACCCGGCCGGAGAAGGCCACGGGAAGCTCGGAGATGTGGGATGAGGCCGAGTCGGCGCTGCGTCAGGCGCTCGGGAATCGTGAGTACGGCATCAAGAACGGGGACGGTGCCTTCTACGGACCGAAGATCGACATTCAGGTAACCGACACGATGGGTCGCTCCTGGCAACTCGGTACGTGTCAACTCGACTTCTACATGCCGGAGCGGTTCGGCCTGTCGTACATTTCGGCCGACGACACCGAAGAGCGCCCGGTCATCATCCACCGGGCCATCACCGGGTCGCTCGAACGCTTCGTGGGCATTCTGCTCGAGGACACCGGCGGCGACCTGCCATTCTGGCTCGCACCGGACCAGGTGCGGGTCATCCCGGTGTCGGACCGCCACGCGGCTTACGCCGACGAGGTACGCGCCACGTTGCGCGGGTCGGGTATTCGCACCGAGGTGGACGCCCGTGGGGGGTCGATGGGCAAGCGAATCCGCGACGGGGAGATGGCCAAGGTTCCCTTCCTCCTCGTTGTCGGTGATCGCGAGGTCCAGTCCCGCACGGTGTCGGTGCGTGCGCGCCAGGGCGATCTCGAGGGCGACCTCCCCCTGATCGGGCTCGGCGACACGCTGCGCGCGGGGGCGCCCGGGGCGTGA